From the Streptomyces sp. Sge12 genome, the window GCCGCCTCCTCGATCTCGGCGCGCGTGACCTCGCGCGAAGCACCGTAGGCGATGTTCTCGGCGATGGTGCCGCCGAACAGCCAGGTGTCCTGGAGCACCATGCCGATGCCGCCGCGTAGTTCCTCGCGGGTCATCTTCGCGATGTCCACCCCGTCGAGGGCGATCTCCCCGCCCGTGACCTCGTAGAACCGCATCAGTAGATTGACCAGCGTGGTCTTGCCGGCGCCGGTCGGGCCGACGATCGCGACCGTGTGGCCCGGCTCCACCGTGAGCGAGAGGTTGTCGATCAGCGGCTTGTCCGGCTCGTAGCGGAAGGCCACCTTGTCGAAGGTGACCTGACCGCGCAGCTCCTCCGGACGCTCCGGAACCTCGGCGTCCGGCTCCTGCTCCGCCGCGTCCAGCAGCTCGTAGACCCGCTCCGCGGAGGCGACACCGGACTGCACGAGGTTCGCCATCGAGGCGACCTGCGTCAGCGGCATCGAGAACTGCCGCGAGTACTGGATGAAGGCCTGCACGTCACCGATCGACAGCGTGCCGGACGCGACCCGGAGCCCGCCGACCACGGCTATCAGCACGTAGTTGATGTTCGAGATGAAGAACATCACCGGCTGCATGATGCCGCTGACCAGCTGCGCCTTGAAGGAGGCCCGGTACAGCGCCTCGTTCTGCTCGGCGAAGACGGCCGCGGACTCCTTCTGCCGACCGAAGACCTTGACCAGGTTGTGCCCCGAGTACATCTCCTCGATGTGGGCGTTGAGCGCACCCGTCGACTTCCACTGCGCCACGAACTGCGGCTGCGACTTCTTGCCGATCTTCGCCGCGACGAACACCGACAGCGGTACGGTCGCCAGCGCGACCAGCGCCAGCAGCGGCGAGATCCAGAACATCATCACGAGCACGCCGACGATCGTCAGCAGCGAGTTCAGCAGCTGGCCCATCGTCTGCTGGAGCGTCTGGCCGATGTTGTCGATGTCGTTCGTGGCCCGGCTCAGCACCTCGCCGCGCTTCTGCTGGTCGAAGTACGACAGCGGCAGCCGCGACAGCTTCGCCTGGAGCTCCTCGCGCATCCGGTAGACGGTGCCGTTCATGACGTGGTTCGACAGCCGCGTCGCGACCAGCATCAGCAGGCCGGCCAGGGTGAAGACCACCAGCGCCCAGATCGCCACGACGCCGACGGCGCCGAAGTCGATGCCCTGCCCCGGGGTGAAGTCGGTACCGGCGAGCATGTCCGCCATACCGTCCTGGCCCCGGGCGCGCAGCCCGTCCAGCGCCTGCTGCTTGGTGGTCCCGGCCGGCATCTCCCGGCCGACGATCCCCGCGAACACCAGGTCGGTGGCCTCACCGAGGATCTTCGGGCCGACCACCGCGCAGCCGACACTGCCGACGACGGCCGCGACCATGCCCCAGATCTTGGCCCGGTCGTACGCGAGCTGCCGCAGCAGCCGCTTCCCCGAGCCCTTGAAGTCCATGGACCGCTGGGCCGGCCCCATCATCATCCGTCCTCCGGGCCCGCTCATGCGGCCTCCGCCTCCGTCAGCTGGGAGAGCACGATCTCCCGGTAGGTCTCGTTGCCGGCCATCAGCTCGTGGTGGCGTCCCTCGCCCACGACCTGGCCCTCGTCCAGGACGATGATCCGGTCGGCGTCGCGGATCGTGGAGACCCGCTGGGCCACGATGACCACGGTCGCCTCCTCGGTCTCGCGGGACAGCGCCGCGCGCAGCGCCGCGTCCGTCGCGTAGTCCAGGGCGGAGAAGGAGTCGTCGAAGAGGTAGATCTCCGGGCGCTGCACGAGCGTGCGGGCGATGGCCAGACGCTGGCGCTGGCCGCCGGAGACATTCGTTCCGCCCTGGGCGACGGGGGCCTCCAGGCCACCCTCCAGCGCGGAGACGAACTCCTTGGCCTGGGCCACCTCCAGCGCCTGCCAGAGCTCCTCGTCACTCGCGTCGGGGCGCCCGTAGCGCAGGTTGGAGGCGATGGTCCCGGAGAACAGGTACGGCTTCTGCGGCACCATGCCGACCGTCTTGGCCAGCAGCTCCGGATCGAGCGCGCGGACGTCCTCGCCGTCGACGAGCACCTCGCCGCCGGTCGCGTCGAACAACCGCGGGACCAGGCCCAGCAGTGTGGACTTGCCGCTGCCGGTGGAGCCGATGACCGCCGTGGTTTCGCCGGGTCGGGCCACCAGGTCCACCCCGCGCAGCACCGGCGCCTCGGCGCCCGGGTAGCGGAAGTCGGCGCCGCGCAGCTCCAGACGCCCGCGGCGGGCGAGTTCGCGCACCGGGTCCTTGGGCGGGACCACGCTGGACTCGGTGTCCAGGACCTCCTGGATGCGCTCGCCGCAGACCTCGGCGCGCGGCACCATCATGAACATGAAGGTGGCCATCATCACGGCCATCACGATCTGCATCAGGTAGGCGAGGAAGGCCGTCAGCTGGCCGATCTCCATGCCGCCGCTGTCGACGCGCATCGCCCCGAACCAGATCACGGCGACGCTGGAGATGTTCACGACCACGATGACGGTGGGGAACATGTACGCCAGCAGCTTGCCGGCGGCCAGCGAGACGCCGGTCAGGTCGGCGTTGGCCTCGCGGAAGCGGTCCTTCTCGTAGTCGTCGCGGACGAAGGCGCGGATCACCCGGTTGCCGGTGATCTGCTCGCGCAGGACCCGGTTCACGGTGTCCAGGCGCGCCTGCATCTGGCGGAACAGCGGCCGCGTCCTGAAGACGATGGCGCCGACCGAGATCCCGAGCACGGGGACCACCGCGAGCAGGACGCCCGACAGCTTCACGTCGAGCGAGAGCGCCATGGCGATGCCGCCGACGCACATGATGGGGGCCGAGACCATCAGCGTGAAGGTCATCAGCACCAGCATCTGGACCTGCTGGACGTCGTTCGTCGTACGGGTGATCAGCGAGGGCGCGCCGAACTGGCCGAGCTCCCGCGCCGAGAAGCTCTGCACGCGGTCGAAGACGGCGGCGCGGACGTCCCGGCCGAAGGCGGCGGCGGTACGGGCCCCGTAGTAGACGGCTCCCACGTTGCAGACGAGCTGGACGAGGGAGACGCCGAGCATCAGCGCGCCGAAGCGCAGGATGTAGCCGGTGTCACCGTTGACGACACCGTTGTCAATGATGTCGGCGTTGAGGGTGGGCAGGTAGAGGCTCGCACTGGTCTGCAGCAGCTGCAGCAGGACCAGCACCGCGATGGGTTTGCGGTACGGACGCAGATGCGTCCGCAGAAGTCGTATGAGCACGCGCAGGCTCCGGTCGGCATGATCGAGGGGTTCAACCCATATTGAGCCAACCGGCCCTGTGATCCCCACCGGATTTCGCAAAGGCCGGTCAAAAGGACCAAGCCCGCCCCGACCATCGCCCTAGGGATGCCCCGAGGGGGGTGCCTCTAGAACGCCCCGGGGTGGATCTGCTCCCGCGTCGCGATGTACTGCTGGCGCACCCCCTGCCACGCCGGGAACTCCTCGCCCGGCTCGAAGATCTGGGCCGCGGGGGCCGGCCAGACCGGAGGGGTGTGCGGGGCCAGCGTGCCCTGCGCCACACCGAGCGCCCAGGCCGCCTGGCGCGCCGCGCCCAGCGCCGCGTAGTCCGCCGGCGCCGGTACGACGACCTGCGTGCCGAACAGCCCCGGAGCCGCGGCCTGTACGGCGGGCAGCTCGGCCGCCGCGCCCAGCAGGAACACCCGGCGGATCTCGACCCCGCGCGAGCGCAGCACGTCCAGCGCGTCCACCAGCCCGCACAGCATGCCCTCGAAGGCGGCCCGGGCCAGGTGCTCCGGCTTCATCGAGTCCCGGCGCAGCCCGGAAAGGGTGCCGGCGCTGTGCGGCAGGTTCGGCGTCCGCTCACCCTCCAGGTACGGCAGGAGTACGAGGCCGTGCGCGCCCGGTGTCGACTTCAGCGCGAGCTCGGACAGCCCCTCCAGATCGGTGCCGAGCAGCTCGGCGGTGCCGCGCAGGGCCCGTACGGCATTGGAGGTGTTCACCACGGGCAGGTGCATGCCGGTGGCGTCGGCCAGGGAGGTGACGAGACCGCCCGGCTCCGACACCGCCTCATGGTGCACGGCCATCACCGAACCGGAGGCGCCGAGCGAGACCACCGCGTCGCCGGGGCCGAGCCCCAGCCCGAGCGCGGCGGCCATCGTCTCGCCGGTGCCGGCGGATATCAGCAGCCCCTCGGGGGTGGTCCCGGCGGCATCGGCGGGGCCGAGCACCTCGGGCAGCAGCGCCCGGTGGCCGAGCGCCAGCTCGACCAGGTCGGGGCGCCAGGTCCCGGTGGCCGCCGACCAATAGCCGGTGCCGGAGGCGCCGCCGCGGTCGGTGGTCCGCCGGGCCGGGCGGCCCAGCAGCTGCCAGACCAGCCAGTCGTGCGGGGACATCAGCACGGCGATCCGGCGGGCCGCCTCCGGCTCGGTGCGGGCCAGCCAGGCCAGCTTCGCCACCGGCTGCGCGGCGTGCGGGACCGAGCCCACCGCCTCGACCCAGGACTGCCGGCCGCCGTAGGCCTCGATGAGCTCGGCGGCGGCGACCTGGCCGCGCTTGTCGTTGCCGACGAGGGCGGGACGCACGAGGCCGCCCTGCGGGTCCAGCGGCAGCAGACCGTGCTGCTGGGCGGAGACCCCTATGGCCTGGACCCCTTCTAGGAGGCCGCCGCCGGCGGCCTCGCCGAGCGAGAGCAGCCAGGCCTGCGGATCGGTCTCGTGGGGATTCGCGCCGCCGTCCGGTTCGGCCGTGGGCTGCGGATGGGGCGCGTACCCCTGGCGCAGCACGGCGCCGGTCTCGGTGTCACAGACGACGATGCGTGTGAACGCGGAAGAGCTGTCCAGCCCGGCGACTATCCCCATGTGGTGAATTCTGCCGCACGCGGGGCCGGTCTCGACCGTTGCGGAGCCCCCGGAACCTCATGGATCCCGTGGGCTCCGACACGCGGACCTGCCCGTCGGGGCACCCCCTAGGTGTTGGTGGTGCCCCAGTCGTCGTCGGCGGCGCCGTTGACCCGGTCGCGCAGGCCCCGTACCCGCCCGGCGATCGAGTCGGGGACGGCGTCGCCGACCTTCTGGCTCACTGCCGTGAACGCCTTGCCGGCGAACTCGCGCCCGGTCTGGCCGGCGGTCTCGGCGGCGTTGCGCACCGCGGGGTTCTGCGCGATCTGTTGTGCGGACTTCCGCAGCTGCTCGTAGCGCTCGCGTCCGGCCCGGGTCCCGAGCACGTACCCGAGGGCCAGTCCGACCACGAACGTGACCTTGTACCGCATGCCTGTCACCCTTCGTCGTGTGGTGCCCGGCCTGCTGGTGAAACCGATTGGCGGAGCACCCCCCTGCTTGCGCTAATCTATGACTCGCAACGGGCACTCGCCCCCCGGCAAGGCCGGAGGTGGGCTGTTCGATGCACCGCAGCAATCCCCTGTAGCTCAATTGGCAGAGCAGCCGGCTGTTAACCGGCAGGTTACTGGTTCGAGTCCAGTCGGGGGAGCGCGGTCCCCTGTAGCTCAATTGGCAGAGCATTCGGCTGTTAACCGGAGGGTTGCTGGTTCGAGTCCAGCCGGGGGAGCAAGGAAGAAGAAGAGGGCCCCGAGGGGTCCTCTTCTTTTCTTTGTCACCCCGTCCGGGAACCGGGCAGCCCTCAGCGCGGTCTCTCTGAACAGGCGAAGCCGATCATGCGAGGCATCCGAGGCAGGAGATCGTATGAGCGGCTATGCTGCGGCAGACGGCGCGCACACGTGTACGCGCCACGCCGTGAAGGGGCGGTAGCTCAGCCGGTTAGAGCAGCGGACTCATAATCCGTCGGCCGTGGGTTCGAGTCCCACCCGCCCCACCGCACACCAGGTGTGCAGAAACGATCTGACCAGGGATCTCCCTGGTCGTGCGAGTCGCTACGGTGATCCTGGCGGCCCCTCGGGGCCGCCTTTCGCGTTCCGGGGGACAGACGGAGGGGCGGGCATCCGCCCGCTTCGCCGGAGTGTTGCTGATCACAGCCGGGAGCCCACGGGCGCCCCTGGTGCCGGGAGGGCCCCGCGGGGAGGCGGCCCGCACGGAGAGGGCTCACCGAGGCTGCTGACCGCCGGTCAGGGCCGCCCGCGGTAGCCGTGCACGGCGGGGAGACCGGGGGCCTGGTGTCCGGGGCTGCCGCGCCGTCACCCGCGGCATGGTCAACACCAGTGGCCCCTTCACCCGGAAGCGGCAGGAGCGGCATTCCGGGCCGCGGAGAACGCCTTCGGAGGTGGCGCGCCGGAACGCGAGCGGGGTGGGTGCAGACCCGGCGCGAGGAGCTCGGGCGGCTCCGTCGGCGCCTGCTGTCGCCCTTCGCCGGGGCCCCCGGCCCACACGCAGTGCGGGAGCGTGCCGGAAGGGGCGCTGAGCGGCGTCTGCCCGGCAGTTCGAGGGCGGCCGGGCCCTTCCGGTCGGGACGGACGCTCACCGCTGACCGCCGCCATCGGCCCGGCCGCCCGCTTCGGGGCAGCCGGGCCGCCGCAGGTCGAGGAGATCGCTTGCGGGCGCGGCGTCACGGCCCCGCTCCCGGGGTGCGTGACCTGCGCGCAGCAGGGGCGGACGGGGAGGCGTCAGACCCGGACGGTCGTCGGCCGTTGCCCGGCGGCTTCGGTCGGCGCCGGTGCACCCGGCTGGAAGCCGCCTCCCGCCGCGGGTCCGGCGGACGCGGGAGTGCCGCCCGCCCGGAGTTCGGCCAGGCCCGAGCTGATCCCGCGCTTCAGCAGCCGCGAGAGCGGGCGTTCGACGATCCGGTGCACCAGATAGGCGGCCACGAGCATGCCCACCGTGACCAGCCCGACCAGGGGCCACTTCGGGATCCGGTCGTGGAGCAGCCTGATGGCCGTCCAGCCGATCGCCTCGTGCAGCAGGTACAGGGGGTACGTGAGGGAGCCGGCGACCGTCAGCCAGCGCCAGCGGATGCGGGAGAGCCAGCCCAGCGACACCGCGGCCATCACCGCGTAGCAGAGCAGGATCATCGCGTAGGCGGGCCAGGCCGGCAGGTGCCGGCCGCCGAGCGCCGCGTCGATCGCGCGCTGGTGGTCGCGGGCGTAGATGAGGGACAGCGCCAGGCTGACGCCGATGATCGCCCAGAGCAGCAGGGTCGGCCGGAAGCGGTACATCAGGTAGAAGGCGAGGCCGGCGATGAAGAACGAGGAGATCCAGGGCATCGTGATCACCTGGAGGGGGCCCCACTCCATCGCGACACTGCCCAGTCCCGCCACCGTCCACAGCATGCAGAAGGCGATGACGCGGCGGTAGGTGAGGCCCTGCCGGACGACGAGACAGAACAGCAGGTAGAAGCAGAGCTCGTACCAGAGCGTCCAGTACGAGGCGTCCACGTTGGTGATGTGCATCGCACCCTGAAGCATGGTCAGGTTCGCCAGCACCTCGTGCGCGTGCAGTGGCTGGACCACCATCGGCCACAGCGTCAGCACGCCGGTGGTCGCCAGCACCCCGAACCAGTAGGCCGGGTACAGGCGTACGACCCGGGACGTGAAGAAGTCGCCGAGCCCCCGGCCCCAGGTGCTCATGCCGATCACGAAACCGCTGATCAGGAAGAACAGGCTGACGCCCGTCCACATGTAGGCCCCGAACTTGGAGGCCAGCGGGAAGACATGGGCGATCGGGCGCGACCATGCGTTGCCCGCCCCGGCGGCGGCGCCGCCGTAACCGACGTAGTGGTGGAACACCACCATCAGCGCGGCCAGGATGCGCAGTCCGTCCAGCACCACGAGGCGTCCGCCGGCCCGCGCGTTCCGCCTGCGGCCGCCGCGGGCGGCCGCGGAGGGTATGCCCCGGGCAGGCTGATTCGTGGGCTCCACGTGACTTTCCCCCAGGGTTCCGAGTTGCCCCGGACCTCTTGGCGGTGGACTGGTTCGGTCTACGCGGCGAACGGGGATGCTCGGGGGATTGTAGACCAAGTGCGCCCTGCACGCAGGGGCGTCAAGGGCGCCCTCGACCAGGCCCCGGCGCCACCGCCGTGCCCCGGGCCGATGGCTGCCCGGGGCACGTCCGGACAGGTGGGAGCGGGCGCAGGCGGACGGGTCCCGACGCAATGCGTGCACTCCGGCTTCGGACAGAACGGGACCGACGGGGCGGTCCGGGGGCGGCCGCACGGGGTGAGCCGCGGGCGAGAGCTCTTCTCACCCGCGGCTGCCGCATGCGCAGGAGGGTCAGAAGTCCTCCGTCTCGTCCGTGAGGTGGCGCAGGACGTCCGTCAGGTCCTGGCGCCGGGCGAACGCCACGCGCTGGCGGTGGGCGCCCGAGCCGTCGCGCAGGAGGCCCGCCAGGGTCTTGGCCGCGTGGTCGAGGTCGCCCGTCGCCGCCAGTTCCGGAGCGACCAGGTCCAGCAGGGCCTCCGCCAGGTCCGCCGCCGGGAGTTCCGTCCCCGTGTACGGATCGAGGCCGAAGCCCTCCAGGCCGTCGTGGGCCGCCCGCCAGCGCGCGAGACGCAGTACGTCGTCCCGTACGGCCGGCTCGGGACGCCGCTCGGCGATCTCGCGCAGCGCCGTCGAGACCAGTGCGCGGGCCAGTTCGGCCTGGAGGACGGCCGAATCGATGTCCGGTGACATGTCGGGCGCCCGGATCTCGAGCGTCGGCCAGTGCCCGGAGGGGCGGAGGTCCCAATAGACCATCTTGGTGTCCAGGGCCGCCCCCGAGCCGAGCAGGGTCTGAACCGAACGCCGGAAGTGGGCCGTGGACGTGAAGTGCGGGGGCAGGCCCGCCGAGGGCCAGCCCGACCAGGCCATCGCCCGCCAGCTGGCGTGACCGGTGTCACGGCCGCCCCAGAACGGCGAGTTGGCGGCCAGCGCGATCAGCGTGGGCAGCCAGGGTCTGATCCGGTTGGACACGGCCACTGCCGTGTCCACGTCGAGCGTGCCGATGTGGACGTGGCGGCCGCAGCTGACGAGGGTGTCGGTGAGCGCGCCGAAGCGGCGGTGCTGCTCGCGCTGGCGCGGCTCGTCGTCGGTCAGGTGCAGCGGCCCCTCCACGGCGACGACCGGCGAGGGGGCGGCCAGCAACCGGCAGCCGTGGGCCCGGGCGGCCCGGCCGAGGGTGCGCCGCAGTGCGGCGAGCTCGGCGCGCAGTGCGGCGGCCGAGTGGGCTATCGGGGTGGATATCTCCACCTGGTAGCGGGTGCCCTCGGGGTGCAGCTCGCCGGGCAGCCCGCCGGCCGT encodes:
- a CDS encoding ABC transporter ATP-binding protein, which produces MSGPGGRMMMGPAQRSMDFKGSGKRLLRQLAYDRAKIWGMVAAVVGSVGCAVVGPKILGEATDLVFAGIVGREMPAGTTKQQALDGLRARGQDGMADMLAGTDFTPGQGIDFGAVGVVAIWALVVFTLAGLLMLVATRLSNHVMNGTVYRMREELQAKLSRLPLSYFDQQKRGEVLSRATNDIDNIGQTLQQTMGQLLNSLLTIVGVLVMMFWISPLLALVALATVPLSVFVAAKIGKKSQPQFVAQWKSTGALNAHIEEMYSGHNLVKVFGRQKESAAVFAEQNEALYRASFKAQLVSGIMQPVMFFISNINYVLIAVVGGLRVASGTLSIGDVQAFIQYSRQFSMPLTQVASMANLVQSGVASAERVYELLDAAEQEPDAEVPERPEELRGQVTFDKVAFRYEPDKPLIDNLSLTVEPGHTVAIVGPTGAGKTTLVNLLMRFYEVTGGEIALDGVDIAKMTREELRGGIGMVLQDTWLFGGTIAENIAYGASREVTRAEIEEAARAAHADRFIRTLPDGYDTVLDDEGAGVSAGEKQLITIARAFLSDPVILVLDEATSSVDTRTEVLIQKAMARLARGRTSFVIAHRLSTIRDADVILVMESGSIVEQGTHEELLASDGAYARLYAAQFAQAVAEVD
- a CDS encoding ABC transporter ATP-binding protein, whose amino-acid sequence is MLIRLLRTHLRPYRKPIAVLVLLQLLQTSASLYLPTLNADIIDNGVVNGDTGYILRFGALMLGVSLVQLVCNVGAVYYGARTAAAFGRDVRAAVFDRVQSFSARELGQFGAPSLITRTTNDVQQVQMLVLMTFTLMVSAPIMCVGGIAMALSLDVKLSGVLLAVVPVLGISVGAIVFRTRPLFRQMQARLDTVNRVLREQITGNRVIRAFVRDDYEKDRFREANADLTGVSLAAGKLLAYMFPTVIVVVNISSVAVIWFGAMRVDSGGMEIGQLTAFLAYLMQIVMAVMMATFMFMMVPRAEVCGERIQEVLDTESSVVPPKDPVRELARRGRLELRGADFRYPGAEAPVLRGVDLVARPGETTAVIGSTGSGKSTLLGLVPRLFDATGGEVLVDGEDVRALDPELLAKTVGMVPQKPYLFSGTIASNLRYGRPDASDEELWQALEVAQAKEFVSALEGGLEAPVAQGGTNVSGGQRQRLAIARTLVQRPEIYLFDDSFSALDYATDAALRAALSRETEEATVVIVAQRVSTIRDADRIIVLDEGQVVGEGRHHELMAGNETYREIVLSQLTEAEAA
- a CDS encoding FGGY family carbohydrate kinase, which encodes MGIVAGLDSSSAFTRIVVCDTETGAVLRQGYAPHPQPTAEPDGGANPHETDPQAWLLSLGEAAGGGLLEGVQAIGVSAQQHGLLPLDPQGGLVRPALVGNDKRGQVAAAELIEAYGGRQSWVEAVGSVPHAAQPVAKLAWLARTEPEAARRIAVLMSPHDWLVWQLLGRPARRTTDRGGASGTGYWSAATGTWRPDLVELALGHRALLPEVLGPADAAGTTPEGLLISAGTGETMAAALGLGLGPGDAVVSLGASGSVMAVHHEAVSEPGGLVTSLADATGMHLPVVNTSNAVRALRGTAELLGTDLEGLSELALKSTPGAHGLVLLPYLEGERTPNLPHSAGTLSGLRRDSMKPEHLARAAFEGMLCGLVDALDVLRSRGVEIRRVFLLGAAAELPAVQAAAPGLFGTQVVVPAPADYAALGAARQAAWALGVAQGTLAPHTPPVWPAPAAQIFEPGEEFPAWQGVRQQYIATREQIHPGAF
- a CDS encoding acyltransferase family protein; its protein translation is MEPTNQPARGIPSAAARGGRRRNARAGGRLVVLDGLRILAALMVVFHHYVGYGGAAAGAGNAWSRPIAHVFPLASKFGAYMWTGVSLFFLISGFVIGMSTWGRGLGDFFTSRVVRLYPAYWFGVLATTGVLTLWPMVVQPLHAHEVLANLTMLQGAMHITNVDASYWTLWYELCFYLLFCLVVRQGLTYRRVIAFCMLWTVAGLGSVAMEWGPLQVITMPWISSFFIAGLAFYLMYRFRPTLLLWAIIGVSLALSLIYARDHQRAIDAALGGRHLPAWPAYAMILLCYAVMAAVSLGWLSRIRWRWLTVAGSLTYPLYLLHEAIGWTAIRLLHDRIPKWPLVGLVTVGMLVAAYLVHRIVERPLSRLLKRGISSGLAELRAGGTPASAGPAAGGGFQPGAPAPTEAAGQRPTTVRV
- a CDS encoding carboxylate-amine ligase, with amino-acid sequence MIEPGNSTTSTGTTQNTVPPTVPLTVGVEEEFLLVDARTFRVVPAAPLVLATAGGLPGELHPEGTRYQVEISTPIAHSAAALRAELAALRRTLGRAARAHGCRLLAAPSPVVAVEGPLHLTDDEPRQREQHRRFGALTDTLVSCGRHVHIGTLDVDTAVAVSNRIRPWLPTLIALAANSPFWGGRDTGHASWRAMAWSGWPSAGLPPHFTSTAHFRRSVQTLLGSGAALDTKMVYWDLRPSGHWPTLEIRAPDMSPDIDSAVLQAELARALVSTALREIAERRPEPAVRDDVLRLARWRAAHDGLEGFGLDPYTGTELPAADLAEALLDLVAPELAATGDLDHAAKTLAGLLRDGSGAHRQRVAFARRQDLTDVLRHLTDETEDF